DNA from Leptospira harrisiae:
GTACAATCTCAAAGTCAGAGAAGGAAGTACGGAACATTGTTTTATGGTTCCTGAGCCTACCATCCAAATCCCTATGGAGGGTTTTGGTCCAGATGAAAGTGCCAATCGATTGGCGCTCGCCATCCTGCTCGATTTCACAAAAAATCCACAGACTTCATTTTTGTATTATAAAGACTTTAATTTTTTCTTAGCGGGTTTGTTTTTAGAGGACAATTGGATGTTACATTCCAGCCGGATCCAACTATTTTTTAAATTATTAGAAGAAACTCCTCAAATTTCCAAGTCACTAGTTTTGCAAAAGCGATAAACGACTGTTATAGTGGTTTTACGATTGGTAGAGTGAAATACCAAGAAGATTCTTCTTCGTCTCTATACATTTTTCCTTTGTGTTCGGTTACGATATTTTTGGATACTTCTAAGGAATTGAATTGTGCGATTCCTTTCATTAAATCTTCAGCACCATTGTCTTTGATTTGAATGAGGATATGGCTTGTTCCATCTTCTTCCATTTGTTTGAGTATCACCAAGATCTTTCTACCAATTGAATCTTCCCTTGTATTGACACGAACACGTGCATCCTGCATCAAATTGAGAAGAACCTGTTTGATTTTTTGTGGTTGGCAATATGCAAGTGGCACATCCCCCAATTCAATCTCACATTGGATTCCTTCTTTTAAAAAATACTGGTGTAGGAAAGAACGAGTGTCATTCAGAATACTTCCCAAATTAGAATAAGTCCACTGCGAAGATGTGGATTGAGAGTAAGAAACTAAGTTTTTGATGATTTTTGCAATTCGATCCGATTCATCTGCAATTTTTGAAGCTTTTTCTTCTAAGGAAACATTTCCTATTTTTTTTGCTTCCAAAGAAATCAAATCAGCCAAATTCAAAATAGAAGTGAGTGGATTGTTGACTTCATGGGAAATTCCAGAAGCAACAAGAGCAATGGTTTCCCATTTTTGATTTTCCGCAAGCCGACTTTCAACATTTCGAATGTGTTTTTGGACTTGAGATTTGTAAATGGCCATCTCTACAGAAATATACAAATCACGACTGTTAAATGGTTTGATTAAATAGCCGAATGGTTCCGTTGCTTTTGCTCGGTTGATGGTTGCCTCGTCAGAATATGCAGTTAAATAAATCACTGGGATTTCTTTCGTTTTTTTGATGATCGTTGCAATTTCGATCCCATCCATGGGACCGTTTAACATGATATCCATTAACACTAAATCAAAATGTTCGTTTTCAATATGTTCAATTGCATCATTGGCATCAGAAACGTATGTTGCATGGTATCCATATTGTTTTAAAGTAGAACAAATATTAATGGCAATGATTCTTTCATCCTCTACAACGAGGATTCTCTTAACGTCTGTTTCTTTTTCTGTTCCCACAACTGCTGTCATATTATCTAAAACCGGATTCATCTATCAAATACAATAATTAGAGTTTGTCAACAGAATCCATACAACCAATCTCTGTATTGTGAATGAGGATTTAAACGAGGCTCAAAATTCAGTCATTTTATCCCCCCCAGGTCCCATCCTAGTCGTGGCAGGAGCCGGTACAGGAAAAACTAACACTCTTGTCAATAAATTGGCTTCTCTTGTTCAGAATGGATTTGACCCAAGTTCCCTATTGCTGTTAACTTTCACAAGACGGGCAGCCAAAGAGATGTTACATCGTGCGACGAGTAAACTCGATTCAAGAATGATGTCTGTACAAGGTGGTACTTTTCATTCTTTTTGCCACCATTTTCTTAGGAAGTATTCCTTAGTTGTTTCCCTCAATTCTAACTTTACTATTTTAGATGAAGATGATGCCACAAGTCTTGTGGGTATGGCAAGGGACCAGGTTGTCACCAAACAAGTTCGTTTTCCCAAAAAAGAAACACTTGCTGAGATTTTTTCTAGTTGCTTCAACTTACAAATTTCTTTGGAAAAATTACTTCAAAAAGAATATCCTATGTTTCTTGGTTTAACCAAAGAAATCCAAGAGGTAAAATCAAAGTATGCGGATCTCAAACTAAAACACAATTCACTAGATTTTGATGATTTACTAGACTTTACACGAAAGATATTGATGGAAGAAGAGTCCATTCGCGAACGAGTGGGACTACAGTATAAATATATTTTAGTAGATGAATACCAAGATACCAATCGAATCCAAGCACATATTGCCTGTTTATTAGCAAGCAAACACCAAAACATACTTGTTGTTGGTGATGACGCACAGTGTATTTATGGATTTCGTGGTGCCAATGTAAATAACATGTTGGATTTTCCAAAAATTTTTCCAAATACAAAAACAATTCACCTAACTGAAAATTATCGAAGTAACCAACCAATTTTAGATCTAGCAAATTCGGTATTAGACCAAAGCAAAGAAAATTATAAAAAACATCTAATTTCACACAAACAGACTCCCTCGTCTAAACCAATCCTTTCGAAATTGGAGTCATCCGAAGAAGAATCAAATTGGATTGTTGACCAAATCTTAGAGTTGTACGAAAAAAATATTCCACTTTCAGAGATTGCAGTTTTGTTTCGTGCAGGTTATATCTCCAACCTTTTAGAAGTAAAACTCACATCAAAACAAATTCCATTTCGTAAATACGGTGGAAAAAGATTTTTGGATTTAGCGCATGTTAAGGATTTACTTGCTTACTTACGTATCATTGACAATCCCAAGGATATACTTTCTTGGAATCGGGTTTTACTATTAGAAAAACAGATCGGTAAAAAGTATGCACAAGTTCTTTATAAAAATTTAGAATCAAATGACTTTAGTTGGGATCTCGTTTTCGATTCACCTACGTTTTTTTTGGGGATTCCAGACCAGGCGAAACGCTCCTTTCAAAATTTAATCAATATGTTTCGCTCTCAAATGATGAATTTAGGAAATAGTATGGCTCTAGTCGAGGCTGTTTTAACGCATTATTTTCCAATTTTGGAAGATGAATATGATGATTTTGATAAACGGAAATTAGATTTAGAGTCTTTTAAAGTTTTAAGTAAATCTTCCCCTAATCTTTCTGACTATTTGGCAAATTTGACTTTGGATCCAACAGAAAGAATGGATACCAGTCCTCTTGATTCCAATGAGGATGATTTTTTAACCTTATCTACCATTCATTCGGCAAAAGGATTAGAGTGGAAGTATGTCTTTGTTATGCAAGTGGTAGAAGGAAGTTTACCTAGTTCTCGAATCAAAACTACACAAGAATTGGAAGAAGAAAGGCGTTTATTTTATGTGGCAATCACCCGAGCAAAACATGGCTTGTCATTAACATCACCAGTGTTTACCGATAAAAATAGGTTAACAACCATCAGTCGATTTTTGGTAGATTTACCCAATTTGTCCGAATTAGTAGAAGAAATGAATCCAATCGCTCTTGAAATTACAAAGGAAGCGACGGAACTCAATTTGGAAAAGGACCGCTTTCAGGACATTCAAAAATACTTTTTGAATTGATTTCTATAAAATCCTCCTCTACCATGGGTTTGATATTTGGGGGACGTATGAATTTATCCTTTCGTCGTTATGTTTGTTGTTTATTCCTTTTGCCAATTTTATTGGCCTGTGCTTCTCCTGACTCAAAGGATGACGGTACAAACCAAGAACCGAAATCGACTGCAAGGAATGCAAATATTGAAGATCCAGAAAAGGGTGGAAAGAAAGTTGGCTGTATCGAAGGGAATTGTGTCAACGGCATAGGTAAATATGTATATGATAACGGCGATGTTTATACTGGCTCATTTAAAAACGACTTACGGGAAGGTGCTGGAAGTTTTCTATACACTGATGGTGAAAAGTTTAGCGGAACGTACATAGAAGATAAAAAACAAGGCCCAGGCGAATATAATTTCAAAAATGGTGATAAATACGTCGGCGAATTCCAAAACGGGCAAATCAATGGCAAGGGCACCTATAGTTTCAAAGATGGTAAATCCGTATCTGGTGACTTTACTTCTGACGGTCAAGAAGGGATTGGAGTTCTTACTGACGAAGGTAAGGCGAGGAATTGTAAAATCGCAGGAAGAAAACTTCTCTGCGAATAATTGTTAGTTAACTTATATCTGGCAGTTGGGACCTTTCCCTTCTGCTTTCGCTTTTTCCCATAAAACCAAAGCATTTGGCATTGCTGCATTTAAATGTTTCATACGTGTTGCATCTGATGGATGTGTTGACAACAATTCATTGGGTTTACTCCCACCAAGTGCACTCATGTTTTTCCAAAGTTCGACACTTTGTCTCGGGTCAAATCCTGATTTTGCCATCAATTCCAATCCAAGTAAATCTGCTTCCGATTCATGTTCTCTTGAAAAAGGCAATATAATTCCATATTTTGCTCCAAGCCCAAGTGCACCAGCCACTGTAGGTTTCCCAAGACTTTCTAAAATTTTTACAGACCCACCTGCTAATTGGTTTTGTGATACACGTTCATTTCCATGGCGAGCAATCACATGACCAATTTCATGCCCTATTACGGCTGCTAACTGGTCTTTGTTTTTTGCAACAGAAAACATCCCAGTATGTACACCTATTTTTCCTCCTGGCAATGCAAAGGCATTGGGTGTATTGTCTTTGAATACAATTACTTCCCACGAATCTACTCCGGTTGTATCCATAGTCACTGCTAATTCTGCTGATACAATACAATTGACATAAACATTAGCCTTAAGAGTCGTATCGATTGGAGTTTTTGTTTTCATTTCTCCAAATGAAGTTGCGCCCATTTCATTCATTTCAGCATCTTTTACTAACAAAATTTGTCTTCTTCCTGTGGGAGATGTGCTGCAGTGAATGAGGATTGTCAGAGTTAAAATTAAATTTATAATTCGAATCATTTATTTTCCTGTTTTGAATAGAATTGATGAATAAAAGGGACTACCTCTTCGTTTCCAATTGGTTTGGAAAGCCAATATCCTTGGATCTTATCGCATTCGTAAGATTTTAATAACTCAAGTTGTTCAATCTCCTCAACACCTTCCGCAACTACCGAATAACCAAGGTCATGTGCCATATTGATGATAGAAATTAGTAAAAAACTTTCTTTGGATCCTTCTTCCACATTACTCAAAAAGGATTTATCAATTTTGACAATGGAAAGCGGAAGTTTTTCTAAATAGGATAAGGAAGAAAAACCAGTTCCAAAATCATCCAAGGCAACTTTAACTCCAATATCAATGAGATTTGATAGAATCGGTACAGTTTCCGAAAGGTTTTTCATCGCCAAACTTTCTGTAATTTCTACCTGCAAAGAAGTATAAGGAATTCCTCGTCGATTGTGTAAATCTACAATCCAATGAAAAATATTTTGATCAAAAAATACCTGTGGGCTTAGATTTACAGCAATAGAAATAGGAAGACCTTGTTTGAGTTGTACTTCTTCAATGACATTGGCAGCCTGTTCCAACACAAATTTTGTAATGGGAACAATGAGGCCTGAATCTTCTGCCAATGGAATAAATTCTGCCGGGGAAACCATTCCCCTTTGCGGATGCCGCCAACGAACAAGGGCTTCCCAATGACCGATTCTATTTTCCTTGATATCTAAGATTGGTTGGTAAAATACAAAAATTTCATTATGAGTCAGAGCCTTTTTTAAATCATTTTGGATTTCCAACTGGAAATGGATTTTTTCCTGCATCGCTTGGTTAAAAACCGATACAGTTCCTACCTTCTGTGATTTAGCATGAAACATAGCAATTTCTGCATTTCGTAAAAGTACATCAGCATCTTTTCCACCTAACCCAAAAGCAGAAATTCCACAAGATGCGGTCAGATAAATTTCGTATCCGCCAAGGGGTATCGGATCACCCAATCGTTCGAGCAATCTTACAGCATAATTGATACCTTCATCAATTGCGAGAAGATGTGTGATTAAAATAGAAAAATTATCAGCACCAAGTCTTGTGATAATGGCTTCCGTATCAGAAAACTGTCTTAGTCTTTCAGAAAAAATTTTTAGAATTTGGTCCCCTGCTTCATTTCCAAGGGAGTGATTGATTCGTTTAAAATTATCTATATTGATACAAAATAAAATCGGATAACCTGTATTTTTTGTATTATAAGCAAAGATTTTTTGTTCAATCCTTGCGAGAAATAATGCTCTGTTTGGAAGTCCCGTTAAGCTATCATAAAAAGCATCGTGGGTTAATTGTTGTTCTGCGAGTTTTCTATCAGAGATATCGTGGTGGATGGCAATGTATTGAAATATCGATCCATCTTGTCTTGTAAATGGTACTATGGTTGTGTCTGCCCAATAATCACTTCCATCTTTTCTGATATTACGAATTTCTCCTCGCCATACATTTCCTTTTTGAATGTTTTCCCAAATTTTTGCCCAATCTTCTTTTGTTTTATCTGTGGATTTCATGATCCTATGATTTTGGCCAATGAGCTCCGCTTTTCCATATCCTGTGACTTTCGAAAAGGCTTCGTTTACATAAGTGATGATACCGTTGGCATCGGTAATGGATACGATATTGGCTTGGTCAAGGGCAAATTTTTGAAGTTGGATTTCCTGCAGTGATTGGTATAAAAACGTTTCGGTTGTGTTTTTTTCCTTTCTATAAACAAGTTCTCTTCTTTCTCGTTCCAAAACTTCTGTTAAGCGAAGTAAGTTTTTCCGGTCAATCAAATCGTTGACCCCAGATTTCATATAACTAAGGTTTTTCGAGAATTCTTCCGAATCACTGAGGAGAATGACTGGGATATCGATTTTTTTATCATTTAAATACTGCAAATAAACAGGAATTTCGGAATGGAATGGTTCTCTTGTGCTACAAATAATTGCATCCCAATCTTCTTCGTGGACTGTAGCCTCCCATGCCTGGAATGTTTCGACCACGCGATAGAGAGGACTGAGGCCATTGGCTTTCATCTCTCGCACAAGATCAAATACACTATTAGAATCGTTTTCGAGTATTAGAACGCTGATTGGACTGCCCATTGTTGTTGCCGGTATGGCTTATCTCTCCCACTAAGAATTCGTATTTTTCCTAAAATCTCAACCTAAAAAAGATTCAGAAAAACAAGGTTTTTTCGTCGTATACCGTAAGTGCATCCGAAAACTTTTGAAACTAATTATATTAAAAAAGAATATTTAGAGCATGAACTAAGGAAATTGCTCTTGGATATGAGTGATTTGGATTATAAAGGACTGACCGATTATGA
Protein-coding regions in this window:
- a CDS encoding ATP-dependent helicase, with translation MNEDLNEAQNSVILSPPGPILVVAGAGTGKTNTLVNKLASLVQNGFDPSSLLLLTFTRRAAKEMLHRATSKLDSRMMSVQGGTFHSFCHHFLRKYSLVVSLNSNFTILDEDDATSLVGMARDQVVTKQVRFPKKETLAEIFSSCFNLQISLEKLLQKEYPMFLGLTKEIQEVKSKYADLKLKHNSLDFDDLLDFTRKILMEEESIRERVGLQYKYILVDEYQDTNRIQAHIACLLASKHQNILVVGDDAQCIYGFRGANVNNMLDFPKIFPNTKTIHLTENYRSNQPILDLANSVLDQSKENYKKHLISHKQTPSSKPILSKLESSEEESNWIVDQILELYEKNIPLSEIAVLFRAGYISNLLEVKLTSKQIPFRKYGGKRFLDLAHVKDLLAYLRIIDNPKDILSWNRVLLLEKQIGKKYAQVLYKNLESNDFSWDLVFDSPTFFLGIPDQAKRSFQNLINMFRSQMMNLGNSMALVEAVLTHYFPILEDEYDDFDKRKLDLESFKVLSKSSPNLSDYLANLTLDPTERMDTSPLDSNEDDFLTLSTIHSAKGLEWKYVFVMQVVEGSLPSSRIKTTQELEEERRLFYVAITRAKHGLSLTSPVFTDKNRLTTISRFLVDLPNLSELVEEMNPIALEITKEATELNLEKDRFQDIQKYFLN
- a CDS encoding MORN repeat-containing protein; this translates as MNLSFRRYVCCLFLLPILLACASPDSKDDGTNQEPKSTARNANIEDPEKGGKKVGCIEGNCVNGIGKYVYDNGDVYTGSFKNDLREGAGSFLYTDGEKFSGTYIEDKKQGPGEYNFKNGDKYVGEFQNGQINGKGTYSFKDGKSVSGDFTSDGQEGIGVLTDEGKARNCKIAGRKLLCE
- a CDS encoding M48 family metallopeptidase, translating into MIRIINLILTLTILIHCSTSPTGRRQILLVKDAEMNEMGATSFGEMKTKTPIDTTLKANVYVNCIVSAELAVTMDTTGVDSWEVIVFKDNTPNAFALPGGKIGVHTGMFSVAKNKDQLAAVIGHEIGHVIARHGNERVSQNQLAGGSVKILESLGKPTVAGALGLGAKYGIILPFSREHESEADLLGLELMAKSGFDPRQSVELWKNMSALGGSKPNELLSTHPSDATRMKHLNAAMPNALVLWEKAKAEGKGPNCQI
- a CDS encoding response regulator yields the protein MTAVVGTEKETDVKRILVVEDERIIAINICSTLKQYGYHATYVSDANDAIEHIENEHFDLVLMDIMLNGPMDGIEIATIIKKTKEIPVIYLTAYSDEATINRAKATEPFGYLIKPFNSRDLYISVEMAIYKSQVQKHIRNVESRLAENQKWETIALVASGISHEVNNPLTSILNLADLISLEAKKIGNVSLEEKASKIADESDRIAKIIKNLVSYSQSTSSQWTYSNLGSILNDTRSFLHQYFLKEGIQCEIELGDVPLAYCQPQKIKQVLLNLMQDARVRVNTREDSIGRKILVILKQMEEDGTSHILIQIKDNGAEDLMKGIAQFNSLEVSKNIVTEHKGKMYRDEEESSWYFTLPIVKPL
- a CDS encoding EAL domain-containing protein, whose product is MGSPISVLILENDSNSVFDLVREMKANGLSPLYRVVETFQAWEATVHEEDWDAIICSTREPFHSEIPVYLQYLNDKKIDIPVILLSDSEEFSKNLSYMKSGVNDLIDRKNLLRLTEVLERERRELVYRKEKNTTETFLYQSLQEIQLQKFALDQANIVSITDANGIITYVNEAFSKVTGYGKAELIGQNHRIMKSTDKTKEDWAKIWENIQKGNVWRGEIRNIRKDGSDYWADTTIVPFTRQDGSIFQYIAIHHDISDRKLAEQQLTHDAFYDSLTGLPNRALFLARIEQKIFAYNTKNTGYPILFCINIDNFKRINHSLGNEAGDQILKIFSERLRQFSDTEAIITRLGADNFSILITHLLAIDEGINYAVRLLERLGDPIPLGGYEIYLTASCGISAFGLGGKDADVLLRNAEIAMFHAKSQKVGTVSVFNQAMQEKIHFQLEIQNDLKKALTHNEIFVFYQPILDIKENRIGHWEALVRWRHPQRGMVSPAEFIPLAEDSGLIVPITKFVLEQAANVIEEVQLKQGLPISIAVNLSPQVFFDQNIFHWIVDLHNRRGIPYTSLQVEITESLAMKNLSETVPILSNLIDIGVKVALDDFGTGFSSLSYLEKLPLSIVKIDKSFLSNVEEGSKESFLLISIINMAHDLGYSVVAEGVEEIEQLELLKSYECDKIQGYWLSKPIGNEEVVPFIHQFYSKQENK